From Desulfuromonas soudanensis, the proteins below share one genomic window:
- a CDS encoding IS30 family transposase: MPYTHLTPQERYVISHLKVAKYSLREIARRLGRNHTTISREIKRNGPTYPGGVYWYYVIDPMVEKKRHKARSYRRQNHAPLVKYVEDKLRSDWPPEVIADRVRADHPHDERMRVSHETIYRWVSQDAGQGGSLYQHLRRRRKYRRRQKRYGAGRRFIPGRVGIEERSEEVAQRCRFGDWEGDLVLGRKGIGAIATHVERKSRYLIATLLADRKADTFNAAAIPVYQDLPKHLCRTLTLDNGKEFSQFKDLETKTGLSVYFADPYAAWQRGTNENTNGLLRFYFPKGTNFKRISATALQKAVDRLNNRPRKCLGYRTPQEVFAEAQSGALAM, from the coding sequence ATGCCCTACACGCATCTTACTCCTCAGGAACGGTATGTCATCAGTCATTTGAAGGTAGCAAAATACAGCCTCCGGGAAATCGCCCGCAGGCTGGGCCGAAACCACACGACCATCAGCAGGGAGATCAAGCGCAACGGGCCTACCTACCCAGGTGGGGTCTACTGGTATTACGTCATCGACCCAATGGTCGAGAAAAAACGGCACAAAGCCAGAAGCTACCGGCGCCAGAATCATGCGCCCCTCGTCAAATATGTTGAGGACAAGCTACGAAGCGACTGGCCCCCCGAGGTGATCGCAGACCGGGTGCGTGCCGACCATCCGCATGACGAAAGGATGCGGGTGAGCCACGAAACAATTTACCGCTGGGTGTCTCAAGATGCGGGTCAGGGCGGAAGCCTGTATCAGCACCTGCGTCGCAGACGCAAGTATCGCCGGCGGCAGAAACGCTACGGGGCCGGACGTCGCTTCATCCCTGGCCGAGTCGGCATCGAGGAACGTTCCGAGGAGGTTGCCCAACGTTGTCGGTTTGGCGATTGGGAAGGCGATTTGGTTCTCGGCCGAAAAGGGATCGGGGCTATCGCCACCCATGTCGAGCGCAAGAGTCGGTATCTCATAGCCACTCTCTTGGCGGATCGCAAAGCCGACACGTTCAACGCAGCGGCAATTCCAGTCTATCAAGATTTGCCGAAGCACCTATGCCGGACGCTGACGCTGGATAACGGCAAGGAGTTCAGTCAGTTCAAAGATCTGGAGACCAAGACAGGGCTCTCGGTCTATTTTGCCGACCCCTACGCAGCTTGGCAGAGAGGGACAAACGAGAATACCAATGGATTGCTACGCTTCTACTTCCCCAAGGGAACTAACTTTAAACGCATATCAGCAACGGCTTTGCAAAAGGCCGTAGATCGGCTCAACAACAGGCCAAGAAAGTGCCTTGGCTACCGGACTCCCCAGGAAGTTTTCGCGGAAGCCCAAAGTGGTGCACTTGCAATGTGA
- a CDS encoding ATP-binding protein has translation MTLPEQRTYKINIDPRILELLGPSLYTNIYYVLAELVANAYDADASNVYIIEEEGSIIVEDDGTGMSYSEGDIERYLNVAVETRTATDNIYSASGRRKRMGRKGVGKLAALSVSENVHVLTSKNNEKSGFVLARHVGADHQLSSLPDEDIKFRKIEGDGTAIVMTSPQYGLHKTPNAIKKNLLKIFPLVDDSFKIHIFRQGKSIVVENFDKEMIKELGGLIILGERFYYLKDYFNSLLPENNNKRMIYLKPKISNKINLAKKTGGRSDYDLEIEGWIGVYRTTRGRKNDPEDFPDNFISLLSNKKLGEFNILPNVGRNRLNEVYIVGQLHVDLFEEPELPDMALSNRQGYKSDDKRYTEVISYVQGKLLPSIVDLRAVYATLKKSEANKQKQEKQKQQEIDFAKRIDSYKDTASSSAAIDIAAKVSGANIDEIKSIIHNKINEILPIVGIKRKLDSQKRKLLISHARVDKSLADLLYQMLIFNNINEVDIIYASSDNGESRIPEDTSVFDYLRNFFVESYSDEKIYVVYVTSKVMSESWFTVSEVGAGWITQSKHKIFNINGHIPQRPLNTEQLWHNSSVDNDSIHMTSVGFDDFIVKIRDVCSKINITPKSKEANIAELSRYVSIRG, from the coding sequence ATGACACTACCAGAACAACGTACCTATAAAATCAACATTGACCCAAGAATTCTTGAATTACTTGGACCTAGCCTTTATACGAACATCTATTACGTATTAGCTGAATTGGTTGCTAATGCCTATGACGCTGATGCTTCAAATGTTTACATAATTGAAGAGGAAGGTTCAATAATCGTTGAAGATGACGGTACAGGAATGTCTTACAGTGAAGGTGACATTGAACGCTATCTTAATGTCGCAGTGGAAACACGCACTGCTACCGATAACATTTACAGTGCAAGTGGGCGCCGAAAGAGGATGGGGCGAAAAGGCGTTGGGAAATTAGCGGCCTTGTCTGTTTCAGAAAATGTCCACGTATTGACATCCAAAAACAACGAAAAATCAGGATTTGTGCTAGCCCGTCATGTTGGAGCTGATCACCAACTTTCATCATTGCCTGATGAGGATATTAAATTTCGCAAAATTGAGGGCGACGGTACCGCGATTGTAATGACAAGCCCTCAGTACGGTCTTCACAAAACTCCGAATGCTATCAAAAAAAATCTTCTCAAAATTTTTCCACTTGTAGATGATAGTTTTAAGATCCATATTTTCAGGCAAGGTAAATCAATTGTTGTTGAAAACTTCGACAAGGAAATGATTAAAGAACTAGGTGGTCTGATTATTTTAGGCGAGAGGTTCTATTACCTGAAGGACTATTTCAATAGTTTACTTCCAGAAAATAACAACAAACGAATGATCTACCTCAAGCCAAAAATCTCTAATAAAATAAATTTGGCAAAAAAAACTGGTGGAAGATCTGATTATGATTTAGAAATTGAAGGCTGGATTGGGGTATATAGAACAACTAGGGGAAGAAAAAACGATCCAGAGGATTTCCCTGACAACTTTATTTCCCTTCTTTCTAATAAAAAACTCGGTGAATTCAACATTCTTCCTAATGTTGGAAGAAATAGATTGAATGAAGTTTATATTGTTGGTCAATTACATGTTGATCTATTTGAAGAACCAGAATTGCCTGACATGGCGTTAAGTAACCGTCAAGGTTATAAAAGTGATGACAAACGTTACACAGAAGTTATCTCTTATGTGCAGGGAAAATTACTCCCCAGTATTGTAGATTTACGTGCCGTTTATGCCACTTTGAAAAAAAGCGAAGCAAATAAACAAAAACAAGAAAAACAAAAACAACAAGAAATTGATTTTGCGAAAAGAATCGACTCTTACAAAGACACTGCGTCAAGCAGTGCTGCTATCGACATAGCTGCAAAAGTGTCTGGCGCAAATATCGATGAAATAAAAAGTATTATTCACAATAAAATAAACGAAATATTACCAATAGTTGGCATAAAAAGAAAATTAGATTCACAAAAAAGAAAACTATTAATTAGCCACGCAAGGGTTGACAAAAGTCTTGCGGATCTATTATATCAAATGCTTATTTTTAATAACATTAATGAGGTTGATATTATATATGCAAGTAGCGACAATGGAGAAAGCAGGATACCTGAAGACACAAGTGTATTTGATTATTTGAGAAATTTTTTCGTTGAAAGTTATTCTGATGAAAAAATATATGTTGTTTATGTTACCAGTAAAGTGATGTCGGAGTCATGGTTCACTGTTTCCGAGGTTGGTGCTGGCTGGATAACTCAAAGCAAACATAAAATATTTAATATTAATGGTCATATTCCTCAAAGACCACTAAACACTGAACAATTATGGCACAATAGTTCAGTTGATAATGACTCAATTCATATGACCTCTGTTGGTTTTGATGATTTCATAGTTAAAATAAGGGATGTTTGTTCTAAAATAAACATTACCCCAAAAAGCAAAGAAGCAAACATTGCCGAGCTATCAAGATATGTTTCTATTAGAGGCTAA
- a CDS encoding DNA cytosine methyltransferase: protein MARPIEVNKKVEAIDLFCGIGGLTYGMQKAGIVILAGLDFDKSCKYAYEENNDTEFIDADISTYPSEKLIIKYSKKAIKVLVGCAPCQTFSKHTQKNKDRSLDKKWNLLYSFSDKITEIKPDIISMENVPGLTKYSVFTDFISHLVGLGYHVSHKIVKCEEYGVPQFRRRLVLLASRLGEINLIPETHKAKIKQKTVRDVIGQLPPLDAGTTDPKDRIHRSAFLSNLNLKRIKQSMPDGTWRDWDTSLLPDCYTKASGQSYSSVYGRLNWNRPSVTMTTQFFSYGTGRFGHPSQNRALSLREGAILQTFPRNYKFVNPKEEFSFKIIGRHIGNAVPVRLGEIIGRSILKHIKDVS from the coding sequence ATGGCTAGACCGATTGAGGTTAATAAAAAAGTTGAGGCAATAGATTTGTTTTGCGGCATAGGCGGGCTCACCTATGGAATGCAAAAAGCGGGAATCGTAATTTTAGCTGGTTTGGACTTCGATAAATCCTGTAAATATGCGTACGAAGAAAATAATGATACAGAGTTTATTGATGCTGATATTTCAACATATCCATCAGAAAAACTTATCATAAAGTATTCAAAAAAAGCTATCAAAGTCTTGGTAGGGTGTGCCCCATGTCAAACGTTTTCAAAGCACACTCAAAAAAACAAAGATAGATCTTTAGATAAAAAATGGAACCTTCTTTATTCATTCTCAGATAAAATTACTGAAATAAAACCTGACATTATTTCAATGGAAAACGTACCAGGTCTAACTAAGTACAGCGTATTTACAGACTTCATTAGCCACCTTGTTGGCCTTGGTTACCATGTTAGTCACAAAATTGTTAAGTGTGAAGAATATGGTGTACCACAATTCAGAAGGCGACTTGTCTTGCTGGCCTCTAGGCTTGGCGAAATAAACCTAATACCTGAAACACATAAAGCAAAAATCAAACAAAAAACGGTAAGAGATGTAATTGGACAACTACCACCACTAGATGCGGGGACAACAGACCCAAAGGACAGGATTCATAGATCGGCTTTTCTTTCAAATCTGAACCTAAAACGCATTAAACAATCTATGCCTGACGGAACATGGCGAGACTGGGACACTTCCTTGTTGCCGGATTGCTACACCAAAGCATCGGGTCAATCATATTCCAGTGTTTATGGTCGACTAAATTGGAATAGGCCTTCGGTAACAATGACTACCCAATTTTTTTCATATGGAACCGGTCGTTTTGGACATCCGTCGCAAAACCGTGCTTTATCTTTACGCGAGGGCGCAATACTGCAAACCTTCCCTAGAAACTATAAATTCGTAAATCCAAAAGAAGAATTTAGTTTTAAAATTATTGGTAGGCATATCGGAAATGCCGTACCTGTTCGACTTGGGGAGATAATCGGGAGGTCAATCTTGAAGCATATTAAGGATGTGTCATGA
- a CDS encoding 4'-phosphopantetheinyl transferase family protein, which produces MPPIISPWTAPPETIALAAGEVHLWRACLDVPDSTFASLQTLLDPSEAARAARLLDPVKARRFTVGRALLRQILSLYLDADPAGLVFGSGINGKPFLAGEGGRALSFNLSHSGPWALFAVTCGMEVGVDIEEIDPALDFERLAAQFFTPGENALLGEVSPARRRRAFYRMWTRKEAWLKGMGWGFSVPSRDVGLLERASGEDAAWRVRSFPVGRGYLGALAVGGEVGVVRRWEWPL; this is translated from the coding sequence ATGCCGCCGATCATCTCCCCATGGACGGCTCCGCCGGAGACCATCGCCCTTGCGGCGGGGGAGGTTCATCTTTGGCGCGCCTGTCTTGATGTCCCCGATTCCACCTTCGCTTCTCTCCAGACCCTTCTCGACCCCTCTGAGGCGGCTCGCGCCGCCCGCCTGCTTGACCCCGTGAAAGCCCGGCGCTTTACTGTCGGCCGCGCCCTGCTGCGTCAGATCCTCTCCCTTTACCTCGATGCTGATCCTGCCGGCCTGGTCTTTGGGTCTGGTATCAACGGCAAGCCGTTTTTGGCCGGGGAGGGCGGGAGGGCCCTCTCCTTCAATCTTTCCCATTCCGGGCCCTGGGCTTTGTTTGCCGTGACCTGTGGGATGGAGGTTGGCGTCGACATTGAAGAGATCGATCCCGCCCTCGATTTCGAGCGGCTGGCGGCGCAGTTCTTTACTCCGGGGGAGAATGCATTGCTTGGGGAGGTTTCGCCGGCGCGCAGGCGGCGGGCTTTTTATCGGATGTGGACTCGGAAGGAGGCATGGCTTAAGGGGATGGGGTGGGGGTTTTCTGTTCCGTCGAGGGATGTTGGGCTGCTGGAGCGGGCTTCGGGAGAGGATGCGGCTTGGCGGGTACGGAGTTTTCCGGTGGGGCGTGGTTATCTTGGGGCTTTGGCGGTGGGGGGGGAGGTTGGGGTTGTGCGGCGGTGGGAGTGGCCCCTCTAA
- a CDS encoding NAD-dependent epimerase/dehydratase family protein: MKALVTGGGGFLGKAIVKMLIERGDTVRSFSRTPHPELTDLGVEHACGALEDAVAVSAAAKGCDIVFHVAAKAGVWGAFEDFYRTNVTGTANVIAACREQSIGRLVYTSSPSVVFDGSDMEGVDESVPYPEHFEAFYPRTKAEAEKLVLAANDASLATVALRPHLIWGPGDNHLVPRILERGKKGALRKIGSKECLVDTIYVDNAARAHLQAADHLAVGSPVAGKAYFLSQGEPLPVWEVVNRILAAGGLPPVRRTISPRIAYAAGALLETIYRTFSLPGEPRMTRFLARELSTAHWFDLSAARRDFGFDPQVSFDEGMDRLKRSLTKG; this comes from the coding sequence ATGAAGGCGCTGGTCACCGGCGGCGGGGGCTTCCTCGGCAAGGCGATCGTCAAGATGCTCATCGAGCGCGGCGACACCGTCCGCTCCTTCTCCCGCACCCCCCATCCGGAATTGACTGACCTCGGAGTCGAGCACGCCTGCGGCGCCCTCGAAGACGCAGTAGCGGTTTCCGCAGCCGCCAAAGGGTGCGACATCGTCTTCCACGTCGCCGCCAAGGCCGGGGTCTGGGGCGCTTTCGAGGACTTCTACCGCACCAACGTTACAGGGACCGCCAACGTCATCGCCGCCTGCCGTGAACAGTCCATCGGCCGCCTCGTCTACACCAGCTCGCCGAGCGTCGTCTTCGACGGCTCCGACATGGAAGGGGTCGACGAGTCGGTCCCCTATCCCGAACACTTCGAGGCTTTCTACCCCCGGACCAAGGCCGAGGCGGAAAAACTCGTCCTCGCCGCCAACGATGCATCCCTGGCCACCGTCGCCCTTCGCCCGCACCTGATCTGGGGGCCGGGGGACAACCACCTGGTGCCGCGGATCCTCGAGCGCGGCAAAAAAGGGGCCCTGCGCAAAATCGGCTCGAAAGAGTGCCTGGTCGACACCATCTACGTCGACAACGCCGCCAGGGCCCACCTGCAGGCCGCCGACCACCTCGCCGTCGGCTCCCCTGTCGCCGGCAAGGCCTACTTCCTCTCCCAGGGGGAACCGTTGCCGGTCTGGGAGGTCGTCAACCGCATCCTCGCCGCCGGAGGCCTCCCCCCCGTCAGGCGCACCATCTCGCCGCGGATCGCCTATGCCGCCGGTGCCCTGCTCGAAACGATCTACCGCACCTTCTCCCTGCCGGGGGAGCCGCGCATGACCCGCTTTCTGGCCCGCGAGCTCTCCACCGCCCACTGGTTCGATCTCAGCGCCGCCCGGCGCGATTTCGGCTTCGATCCCCAAGTCTCCTTCGACGAGGGGATGGATCGACTCAAGAGGTCACTCACGAAGGGATAA
- a CDS encoding fatty acid CoA ligase family protein, with protein sequence MSAPFANIAAHLPEMARLQPHTPAVFFPAGRDASGRPCYTHFTYQQLEAESNRIACALEGFGIGRGVRTALMVSPGLEFFALTFALFKVGAVPVLIDPGMGVKNLKACIKEAAPEAFIGIPKAHVARLVLGWGKGSLTRLLTVGKKFGWGGKTLAGICASVPPGTPYTLARTDGEETAAILFTSGSTGLPKGAVYSHGNFAAQIEALRSLYDIRPGEIDLPTFPLFALFAPALGMTSVIPEMDFTRPASVDPLKIIEAIENFGVSNMFGSPALINRVGLYGQKHGTKLPSLKRVISAGAPVPATVLERYCAMLEPGTQIFTPYGATESLPVCSIGSTEILGETRTLTEQGRGVCIGRPVPGIELEIIAVSDEAIGSWNDTLRVAEGAIGEIVVKGPQVTRSYYNRPESTALAKIDGGEKGGFYHRMGDLGYRDAVGRIWFCGRKSHRVKTAKGDLYTIPCEAIYNTHPAVFRSALVGLGAAGSQTPVICIELERGVDKSRHGAIREELLALGAGNELTAGIKTLLFHPAFPVDIRHNAKIFREKLALWAAKELR encoded by the coding sequence ATGAGCGCCCCCTTCGCCAACATCGCCGCCCACCTCCCGGAGATGGCCCGCCTCCAGCCCCACACCCCGGCGGTCTTTTTCCCCGCCGGGCGCGATGCCAGCGGACGCCCCTGTTACACACACTTCACCTACCAGCAGCTCGAAGCCGAGAGCAACCGCATCGCCTGCGCCCTCGAAGGGTTCGGTATCGGCCGCGGCGTGCGCACGGCCCTCATGGTCTCCCCCGGTCTCGAATTTTTCGCCCTGACCTTTGCCCTCTTCAAGGTCGGCGCCGTCCCGGTCCTCATCGATCCGGGGATGGGGGTGAAAAACCTCAAGGCCTGCATTAAAGAGGCCGCCCCCGAAGCCTTCATCGGCATCCCCAAGGCCCACGTCGCCCGCCTCGTCCTCGGCTGGGGGAAGGGGTCGCTGACAAGGCTCCTGACCGTCGGCAAAAAGTTCGGCTGGGGCGGCAAGACCCTCGCCGGGATCTGCGCCTCCGTCCCTCCGGGGACCCCCTACACTCTGGCCCGGACCGACGGCGAAGAGACGGCGGCGATCCTCTTTACCAGCGGCAGCACCGGCCTCCCCAAGGGGGCGGTCTACTCCCACGGCAACTTCGCAGCCCAAATCGAGGCGCTGCGCAGCCTCTACGACATCCGCCCCGGCGAGATCGACCTCCCGACCTTTCCCCTCTTCGCCCTCTTTGCTCCCGCCCTGGGGATGACCTCGGTCATTCCCGAGATGGATTTCACTCGCCCGGCAAGCGTCGACCCCTTGAAGATCATCGAAGCGATCGAGAACTTCGGCGTCAGCAACATGTTCGGCTCCCCGGCCCTCATCAACCGCGTCGGCCTTTACGGCCAGAAGCACGGCACGAAACTCCCGTCTTTAAAAAGAGTCATCTCCGCCGGCGCCCCGGTCCCGGCGACGGTCCTCGAGCGCTACTGCGCCATGCTTGAGCCGGGGACGCAGATCTTCACCCCCTACGGCGCCACCGAATCGCTCCCCGTCTGCTCCATCGGCAGCACCGAGATTTTGGGCGAGACCCGCACCCTCACCGAACAGGGGAGGGGGGTCTGCATCGGCAGGCCGGTTCCCGGGATCGAACTGGAGATCATCGCCGTCAGCGACGAGGCGATCGGAAGCTGGAACGACACCCTGCGCGTTGCAGAAGGGGCGATCGGCGAGATCGTCGTCAAGGGGCCCCAGGTCACTCGCAGCTATTATAATCGCCCCGAGTCGACGGCCCTGGCCAAGATCGACGGCGGCGAGAAGGGGGGCTTCTATCACCGCATGGGAGACCTCGGCTACCGGGATGCCGTCGGGCGCATCTGGTTCTGCGGCCGCAAGAGCCACCGGGTGAAGACCGCCAAAGGCGATCTCTACACCATCCCCTGCGAGGCGATCTACAACACCCACCCGGCCGTCTTCCGCAGCGCCCTCGTCGGCCTCGGCGCAGCCGGGAGCCAGACGCCGGTCATCTGCATCGAGCTCGAAAGGGGCGTCGATAAGTCCCGGCACGGGGCGATCCGCGAGGAGCTCCTCGCCCTCGGGGCGGGAAACGAGTTGACCGCCGGGATCAAGACCCTCCTCTTCCATCCGGCTTTCCCCGTCGACATCCGCCACAACGCCAAGATCTTCCGCGAGAAGCTCGCCCTCTGGGCGGCAAAGGAGCTGCGATGA
- a CDS encoding alpha/beta fold hydrolase: MESLYPFSSHYLELGDLNYHYLDEGTGDPVVMVHGNPSWSFYYRNLVLSLRSDYRVVVPDHIGCGFSSKPDDSAYPYTLQQRVDDLDALLESLEIRERITLVLHDWGGMIGMAYACRHPERIARLVILNTAAFHLPAGKTFPLGLKICRDTFLGTLLVRGFNAFARGAARVGCKRNPMTRELRDAYCSPYDSWKNRIATLRFVQDIPLEPEDPGYDLITEVEQGLARFINRPMVICWGEMDFVFDSQFLTEWTRRFPEAEVHAFADCGHYILEDAKDEVIPIIRDFLAAHPLAPRP; the protein is encoded by the coding sequence ATGGAGTCTCTCTATCCCTTCTCCAGCCACTATCTCGAACTCGGAGACCTGAACTACCACTACCTCGACGAGGGGACCGGGGATCCGGTGGTGATGGTCCACGGCAACCCCTCCTGGTCCTTCTACTACCGCAACCTGGTGCTCTCGCTTCGCTCCGACTACCGGGTGGTGGTTCCCGACCACATCGGCTGCGGATTTTCGAGCAAGCCGGACGACAGCGCCTACCCCTATACCCTGCAACAGCGGGTGGACGATCTCGACGCGCTCCTCGAGAGCCTGGAAATCCGCGAGCGCATCACCTTGGTCCTGCACGACTGGGGGGGGATGATCGGCATGGCCTACGCCTGCCGCCATCCCGAGCGCATCGCCCGTTTGGTGATTCTCAACACCGCCGCCTTCCACCTCCCCGCCGGCAAGACCTTCCCCCTCGGGCTGAAGATCTGCCGCGACACCTTTCTCGGCACTCTCCTCGTCCGCGGGTTCAACGCCTTCGCCCGCGGCGCGGCCCGGGTCGGCTGCAAGCGCAACCCGATGACCAGGGAGCTGCGCGACGCCTACTGCTCCCCCTACGATTCGTGGAAGAACCGCATCGCCACCCTGCGATTCGTTCAGGACATTCCCCTTGAGCCCGAGGATCCCGGTTATGACCTGATCACCGAGGTCGAGCAGGGGCTGGCGCGCTTTATCAACCGGCCGATGGTCATCTGCTGGGGAGAGATGGATTTCGTCTTCGACAGCCAATTCCTCACCGAGTGGACGCGCCGCTTCCCCGAGGCCGAGGTCCACGCCTTTGCCGACTGCGGCCACTACATCCTCGAAGACGCCAAAGACGAGGTCATCCCCATCATCCGCGACTTCCTCGCCGCCCACCCCCTCGCTCCCAGGCCATGA
- a CDS encoding 3-oxoacyl-ACP synthase III, translated as MRYSRVYIESVGYELAPIVVTSTELENRLKPMYDALHIAPGQLEALTGIRERRWWKPNTPVSQGAIAAAKKAIQEKNIAPQDIGALVYAGVCREHFEPATACQVAAALGIQGNAAVYDLSNACLGVLNGVLDIANRIELGQIRAGLVVACESSREINEIMIQRMLDNPSMALFTTSLATLTGGSGAVAVLLTDGSFSPSRRPRLLGGVNVAAPQFHALCRWGIRSDNPAHPVPYMETDAVAVMKHGVELGKKTWELFLSEMELTTERIGKVICHQVGEAHQRLILQTIGIAPEKDFTTFEFLGNMGTVSLPVTAAIAKERDALLPGDLVAFLGIGSGLNCLMLGIQW; from the coding sequence ATGAGATATTCCCGAGTTTATATCGAGTCGGTCGGTTACGAACTGGCTCCCATCGTCGTCACCTCGACCGAACTGGAGAACCGGCTCAAGCCGATGTACGATGCCCTGCACATCGCTCCGGGCCAGCTCGAGGCCCTCACCGGCATCCGCGAACGGCGCTGGTGGAAGCCGAACACCCCGGTCTCCCAGGGGGCGATTGCGGCGGCGAAAAAGGCGATCCAGGAAAAGAACATCGCCCCGCAGGACATCGGCGCCCTGGTCTATGCCGGGGTTTGCCGCGAGCACTTCGAGCCGGCCACCGCCTGCCAGGTTGCCGCCGCCCTCGGCATCCAGGGGAACGCCGCCGTCTACGACCTCTCCAACGCCTGCCTCGGCGTTCTCAACGGCGTTCTCGATATCGCCAACCGCATCGAGCTCGGCCAGATCCGCGCCGGCCTGGTGGTGGCCTGCGAGTCGTCCCGGGAAATCAACGAGATCATGATTCAGCGGATGCTCGACAACCCGAGCATGGCCCTCTTCACCACCTCCCTGGCGACGCTCACCGGCGGCTCCGGCGCCGTGGCGGTCCTCCTCACCGACGGCTCCTTTTCCCCCTCCCGGCGCCCCCGGCTCCTCGGCGGCGTCAATGTCGCCGCACCCCAGTTCCACGCCCTCTGCCGCTGGGGGATCCGTTCCGACAACCCGGCGCACCCCGTCCCCTACATGGAGACCGACGCGGTGGCGGTGATGAAGCACGGCGTCGAGCTGGGGAAGAAGACCTGGGAGCTCTTCCTCTCCGAGATGGAGCTGACCACCGAGCGGATCGGCAAGGTCATCTGCCACCAGGTCGGGGAGGCCCATCAGCGCCTGATCCTGCAGACCATCGGCATCGCTCCGGAGAAGGACTTCACCACCTTCGAATTTCTCGGCAACATGGGGACCGTCTCCCTGCCGGTAACCGCCGCCATCGCCAAGGAGCGCGACGCCCTCCTCCCCGGCGATCTCGTCGCCTTTCTGGGGATCGGCAGCGGCCTCAACTGTCTGATGCTCGGGATCCAGTGGTAA
- a CDS encoding Bax inhibitor-1/YccA family protein produces the protein MDRDTVYTHNPAVVATSSFFPRVYGWMTAGLGVTALAAIFTLSSPALLQAIFGNRLVFYALIIAELGLVIGLSAAINRISAGTAKMMFLLYSALSGVTFSAIFLVYTESSIASTFFVAAGTFGAMSLYGMVTRRDLTGWGSFLFMGLIGIIIASVVNIFLQSAMITWVVSCIGVLVFVGLTAYDTQKLKRMAAAGFADDEARQKATILGALTLYLDFINLFLMMLRLMGNRR, from the coding sequence ATGGACAGAGACACCGTTTACACCCATAACCCGGCGGTTGTCGCCACAAGCAGCTTCTTCCCCCGGGTCTACGGCTGGATGACCGCCGGCCTTGGCGTGACGGCGTTGGCGGCGATCTTCACCCTCTCGAGCCCGGCGCTGCTGCAGGCCATCTTCGGCAACCGCCTGGTCTTTTACGCCCTGATCATCGCCGAGCTCGGCCTGGTGATCGGCCTCTCGGCGGCCATCAACCGCATCAGCGCCGGCACAGCGAAGATGATGTTCCTCCTCTACTCGGCCCTCTCCGGGGTGACCTTCTCCGCCATCTTCCTCGTCTACACCGAGAGCTCCATCGCCAGCACCTTTTTCGTCGCCGCCGGCACCTTCGGCGCCATGAGCCTCTACGGCATGGTCACCCGGCGCGACCTCACCGGCTGGGGGAGTTTCCTCTTCATGGGGCTCATCGGCATCATCATTGCCTCGGTGGTCAATATCTTCCTGCAGAGTGCCATGATCACCTGGGTGGTGAGCTGCATCGGGGTCCTGGTCTTCGTCGGCCTCACCGCCTACGACACCCAGAAGCTCAAGCGCATGGCCGCGGCGGGCTTTGCCGACGACGAGGCCCGGCAGAAGGCGACCATCCTCGGCGCCCTGACCCTCTATCTCGACTTCATCAACCTCTTTCTCATGATGCTGCGCCTCATGGGAAACCGGCGCTGA